The DNA region ACATGCGTACGCAACCATCTCTTAGAATTGCACCTAGAATTGGAATCACATAGTTTATCTCTTACCTGAGCTTGGCACTCAAAGGCAATGCGAAAGAATGCCGCAGCAACCCAGTGTTTCCCAACAGACTCAGCCAGACGGATCTGGGCTAGCCAGTATGTAGCCGACTCAAGCTGATCAAGCGTGCAACTGCTGCAATTCTGCGCGCTAAAGAAGGGCGTCTCTGCAGCCAAAACCTTTGCTGGCTTCTCTCCGGCTCTCATAGCCACCATTGGCGTATGCCCAGCCGCGTCGTCAGCATAAGCTTTCGCCTTCTCTCCACTCGAAGCCGCCGCCCCCACAGCAGCCTCTTGGAAGCTCACTCGCTGGCTCCTCTTCTTGGTCTTCGCCTTCTCTCCACTCGGGGCGACTTTCTTCAGGGGCTTTGCTGCAAGTCTGGACGTCTTCGTCACCCTGACCGGATTCGGCGGCGAAAGCTTCGAAGGCTTCTGTATTGCTGCAGGCGGCAGCTTAGAAGGCTTCTGCATTGCTGGTGGCGACATCTTACAAGGCttcggcaacggcggcggcgataGCTTAGAAGGCTTCTTCAGCGGCTGCGGCGACACCTTCGAAGCCTTCTGCAGCGGCGGAGGTGGCTTCTCGACCAAGGCATTGCTGCTCCTGGTGGTGCCAAAAGCGCGCCGTAGCGGCCTAGGAAACAAAAACCAACCTAATCTCAGCAGCTAAACAAACTGGAGAGCACACAACAACTAATCTAGAGTCAATAGAGTGGCAACGAATCCTTACCGTGGTTGCGGGGCGGCGTCGGCGTTTCCCGTCGGCGACCTCTTGGCCATCCTCGCCGCGCGCGTCGTGGCAATGGACTTGGGCTTGGGCACCGCCGCCTTCAgcgccgggggcgcgggcgcgggcgcggcaaCCGGCCGGCGCTTCCCTGCGCGTCTCGCGAAAGTTATTCACCACCGCATCGAACAGAGAGGTAGGGACTGTGACGCCGGAGAGAGACCTGCAGCTTACCTGGGAAGGGGGTGGGCTGGGGATCCATGGCCCCTGCGACTGCTAGCGTGGTTGGAGCGATCGAGGGAGGAGGGGTTGATGAAACAGCGGCGTCGCGGAGACGTGGGGATGGACTTGCGAAAGTGGGGAGATGGGGAATTGCCGTTGGGGACCTCGGGTCGGTGGATTTGAAATTTTTTGAACCGCCCGCTCCGAGGAGGGGAGGGAACGGGAACGCCGAGTCCACAAGGGGGCGCGTTGTCCGAATCTTTACCTGATTGGGCCGCGTAAAGGTAGATCGGCCCATTTGATTTGCTGATGATAAGATGCCATTTTACAGTTAACCAGCCGATCAAACAACCTGGAAAGGTAGCACCACAACCAAACAATCGATGAAACTGATGAACAAATCAAAGTGATACTGCAGTAAGTAATTGCTCGAGAATGACTACTAAATGGTACCAGTTCACGAGAGATTCAAATTCCAAAACACAGAACCACGGTCCACGGGGTTAAGGGTTAAGCAAATCGGTTTGCCAGAAATTGAAGGTACAACTTGGGCATAACATTCAGATGCCCCTCCACCAGGGCATATCACACCTACTAATACTACGTCAGTTCCAAACACATGCCAGTGTCAATTACAACTTAACACCAGCAAACTAGCTGGTCACAGTTTCTCGTCATCAGACTACAGAACCAGCTTTGCAGGGCTCCTGCTGACAAAGCCAGAATGTGGCCTACCATGCCTCACATTCAGGTTTCCGCATCTGAATCAATAACTGACAGGAGGTTCAAGGCAGACGAACCAATATGGATCCCTCTAACCACACCACCATATCCAATTTTTATTTGGTGGCAAAGAAGTAGAATGGCATCCCACAGAGCTGTTCTTCCCTGAAAGTGAAAATACAGATGTACAGCTTCAGCACGTGTCACGAAAGGTTTAGTGTTAAAGCTTATAATAGTCAATGAGTACAAATATGGCATGAACAAATTCAATTGGGTGATGAGTCAACAGTTCCCAGAGGTAACCTAGTAGCAACAGAAATGAAGAGCTTATCAAGAGAAAAAATATATTTGGTTTAGTTCATGTTTAGCAGTTTAGTTAGCGCAAGCACATACTTGCCAGATGTGTCTCATAAGTCATAAACCGCTCAAGTTTTCATACTCATAAATCATCATGTGCATAGCAAATGACGGGTAAGCCAGAGCCTCTGACAATATGCTATTTATTCTCAACCACTTTCGACtaggggtggtaatggatcatggCACTAATGCCCCCTTCACAGTCCAACTCAGCCCTTAATTATTTTTAGCTCAAAATTATATAAAATATGAGCCAGACCCTTAAATTATCTAGTCTAAATTTTTAGGTCCTATACCACCCCTATTTTTTGAGTTCATAACTAAATGAAGTTTAATTCAAATCCTGCCTCAAACATACAAAAGTACTCATTTGCTACCTTTCTTCCGGGTTTGTTTCTCTCATCTACATTAACTTCCTACAGTTTGCATCCTATTAAAAAAAACACCTCCTCAACTTAACAAAAATCCATGCAGAAATACATGACTGAAAGGAGGGAGGATAGTAGCAACCATGATTATAGAATAATAAATTCACTAACAGATCACCTGAAGAGAAAATTGCATCTTCTTGTCCCAGTATAAAGCAAAAACTGGAGGACTCTTCTTGCTCACAGCCAGTATAAGAGCCCCTGGGTGAATAATTGCTGGAACACCTGATATCAGAGCAACATATTTTTCCGGAAACCTCTCTTTTGGTGGAAGAACTCCCAGAAATAAGGGATTTTTGCTAGACTGGGCACCAGAGTAGGAGGTAGGATCAACATGAAGCATCCATTTTGGATGCTCAAGGAAAGCAGCAAACAGGTACAGTACAAGGTGCGAGTCAGTAGGTAGCTCGCTGCTCCACTTTTTCTCTGATTTACCACAGCCATTTCCATGACCCATGTAATCATAGTTCTTCAAACATGTTCCTTCAGCAAGTTCTGCATCGAGATAGAATCATACAAGTTATGTCAGTACTAATTCCAACACCCTAAGTATTCGATCTTATTATTGCAGGTCACGAAATTTAATTCAACTAAAGGCTCTGCACTCAGCTACTTTGAGAAAAAAGTAAATGCGAGACATTCACCTTGAACTCTCTGGACAGTGTAATCAGCACGGACGCTGCTCTGTGGCAGCAAGCCTTTTATCAACTCTCCCTTCATCAGAGTGTTGAGCCTCTGATGCTCTGTAATTGCATCGATACATGCTTGAATAGCTGGAAGAAGGGGGTTCTGTTGTGGCTGTTGTGGACTGCCAAAAGTTTGCGCTGCACAGAGAAAAATAATGACTAACAGGTAAAGAAATTCCATGCTAGACTTAAGAGTAAGTCGACTTCACCCACAGCACAAAGCCATTGTTACACATATCGACAGAAACACATGAACATGCAAAAACCACAGCAGAAAATGTCAAACCAGAAACCACATCAGGAACTCACCAACTGGAGCATCTCGAGAATGTAGGAGTGTGGAGCGCAATTGGTTAAGAATGCCATCTTCATCAACTGTGACAGTCGGTTGCCAATCTTTAGTCCCACCAAGAGGGGATAAGGCGCCTGGTGTAGTTGTGCTTGGCAGATCGCTTCCAACTTGGCTAACAGTAACTGAAGCCCCAACAGTAGTTGTTGTTTGCTTAACCTGCAACAGAGTCAAAAATAAGAAAATAGAAAATGGGAAAGAAGCAATGAAAATGGAGTGGAGATACAGGGCCATGCAAAAGCAGTCCCAAAAATGTGCACCTGAGTATGGCTTGTTTTGATCTTTTGTACAAGTGGATTCATCACAACTGAAGAGAACCACTGCCTGAGACAATCTCGCCATTGCTCAATCTCAGGATACACACCCAAATTCTCAAAGGCCTCCACTGTTTGCTCTAAGGACATTGGAGGTGGAAGTTCACCCTCACCCTTTTTTGGTGGTGTGCTGTACTTCTGATGGGAGCCAGGAGACATTCTCACAGGCCTCAAAGGTGTACTCCTTGCAGCACCAGAAGGGGTGGTTGATGTCGTGAGTGAAACAGGAGTAGCaacaccaaagcttgtaatggttGCTGGAGGAGTTGCAGTTTTAGTCTCTGAATCCGTGATCTTGTCAATATTTTCATCCAAGCTAGCCAAGAAGTGATCCAACATTGCCTCTGTCTGTATGCCCTTTGCGCTGCCTGAGCTTTTCCTTGACCATGGAGTTGAAGGGGAAGAGACAGACTTCTGCAATGGGGTGGAAGGTGACATTTGCACTGCCGTGGTCAGTCTCTCACCACCAGGGCTCAAATGGCTGGAACCAATCCTCGATTGCCCTAAAAGCCGAGATGGTGTGTAGCTGAACGAAGAGCTCCTGATAGGCACAATCGGCTCCGAGGGTGTTGACGGCTTCGTCTTGGGAGGCCTTTTCGCTTGCTCACCCATGCCAACTCCAGAACCTGCCGTCTTTAACCCAAGAAGCCCCAGTTGGCGTTCAGACAAGACAACCTTTTCATCCTTAGCCAGTGTCTTCTTCCCATTGTATAATATCAGTGCCCTGAAGAACGCCAGCAGTGTGAAAAGCGCAACAAGACCCAGCACTGCCTCCACCATCTTAAAGACAAAAACTGAAAGACCAAAACAGGTTAATGTTTGCAGATGCACTACTAGCACAACAAAAATTCACAGTCCATCATTTATAATTATAAACAACCAGACCCTGTTAAATGAATCTAAACATGTGGATTTCAGATTTCTACAGCCATTAATGCGTAGCAAACTATGGCATTTCTACAATCACCTGCTGTGCAATGAAACCAAAAGACGCATTCTTTGCCGTTGGCATTTTCACAAACACCTCATGTGCCAGCACGGTGCCGCGAGCCATGCTCGGATTTCCCCGACCGCCCAACCCAGTAGGAGATGGGAGAACTTACCAGCAACGGGGACAGAGATACCCGCTCGGCCGGCGAACTTGGCGAGCTGATCCTCCCTGGAACAGCACCGAGACACGAGTACCCAGGCATCGTTATGACatggggtttagggtttagatgCAGAGTGAGAAGGAGTGGGTATCAGGACTGCTTGGGCTTACCGGGAGGAGAGGGcgaggagggaggcggcggaggcgaccgGTAAGACCGCGAGGACGATGAGGACCGGGACGGAGGGGCGGGCGCTGCGGGAGTCAAGCGCGCGAGTGAGGGACGGATTCTGGTACACGGAGAACTTGTCCcgcgccttgccgccgccgtgctgggaccccatcgccgccgccgccgccgtgacctGCCTGCGTGAGGCGATGCGCAGCGCAGCCAGGCTGAGGCGTGCGGGCAGCGAGCAAGCTATTTGAAATCGGGAAGCAGCGGAGTTCGAACAGGGGTGGCAGGACGGGCAGCGGAGTTCGTGCCTTTTGCTTGGCCCTACTTATTTTAGATTCGAATTCCCGCTAGCATCGGTGATTGCAAATTTGTAAAAGAAGAGGTGGTCGGCAGATAACACTGATCTCAAAATGAGTCAAGAGTATTTCAAACCAGTTAAAATCGTGTGCACTAATGCTAAGGTATGAGCAGAAATCTTGACCGTGCTGATGCTCAATTGAACCACCAACAAATGCAAGCTGGGCAGCAGATAATTACGATTGCCCACTTTTAGTAAACAAACACCTGGTCAGCAGATGAGCATAACCATTTTTTTAGACGAACGGTAAGAGAGACTTCTACCCATAGTTAAAAAGGGTGTAACATTATGAACTCATGTCAATAATACCATGATATTATCATGTGTATTATACCACTGGATATAATCGTTGAAGCTACACTTCAAGGCTCAAGATGATCATAGCATCAAAATGCTTGCCCCACGAATAGTCGTTGAAGCTGCACTTCAGGGGTCTAGATAAATCATAGCATTAAAATGCTTGCCCCTCGAAACGTAGTTCACGCAATTTTAACCTATACATTTGAAAATAAATTCACATCGTTTGGTGCAATCATGTAACCAGCATGGCATACATCAAGGGCAAGGTAAACAATATTAGCCCGACTATTTTTTAGTCAAGTGTACGATGCAATAGTACAAAACAACAAACTGAATTTAAAAGTCTTTATACCGAAACTTATAAATTTCGATGTATGAGTATGACGCAAAAACTACAGGCTTAAGCACAATAATGCAAACTACGGATCTAGTATATCAAATATGGCAAAACTTGGTACTGTAGCAAAGATAGTATGTAGTTTACGGTATAATCGCAAACTACTTACTTAAATTTTGAATTCTCTGTTGATCCCTTGGTCAATATGAACTTCTGAACCATCCGATTCATCCGTTCTGTGCTCGCTCTAGCATTTTCCTTCTTCCCCACGCGGCGTCGTCTCCCTTCGCTTCTGGCACGTCCGTCCCGCTCCACGACGCGTTCCGTCCCCCACC from Panicum hallii strain FIL2 chromosome 9, PHallii_v3.1, whole genome shotgun sequence includes:
- the LOC112874021 gene encoding transmembrane protein 209, with the protein product MGSQHGGGKARDKFSVYQNPSLTRALDSRSARPSVPVLIVLAVLPVASAASLLALSSREDQLAKFAGRAGISVPVAVFVFKMVEAVLGLVALFTLLAFFRALILYNGKKTLAKDEKVVLSERQLGLLGLKTAGSGVGMGEQAKRPPKTKPSTPSEPIVPIRSSSFSYTPSRLLGQSRIGSSHLSPGGERLTTAVQMSPSTPLQKSVSSPSTPWSRKSSGSAKGIQTEAMLDHFLASLDENIDKITDSETKTATPPATITSFGVATPVSLTTSTTPSGAARSTPLRPVRMSPGSHQKYSTPPKKGEGELPPPMSLEQTVEAFENLGVYPEIEQWRDCLRQWFSSVVMNPLVQKIKTSHTQVKQTTTTVGASVTVSQVGSDLPSTTTPGALSPLGGTKDWQPTVTVDEDGILNQLRSTLLHSRDAPVAQTFGSPQQPQQNPLLPAIQACIDAITEHQRLNTLMKGELIKGLLPQSSVRADYTVQRVQELAEGTCLKNYDYMGHGNGCGKSEKKWSSELPTDSHLVLYLFAAFLEHPKWMLHVDPTSYSGAQSSKNPLFLGVLPPKERFPEKYVALISGVPAIIHPGALILAVSKKSPPVFALYWDKKMQFSLQGRTALWDAILLLCHQIKIGYGGVVRGIHIGSSALNLLSVIDSDAET